Proteins from a genomic interval of Flammeovirgaceae bacterium SG7u.111:
- a CDS encoding leucine-rich repeat domain-containing protein, with amino-acid sequence MKKETILLSISLLLFGFMPYENSAQKHYQQGMENLKNEDYINAIAEFTHAISLEPSFADAYFQRAVSKDLLGQEAGFVSTELCYDLIQAQMLGNDNSLTMLLEKSQTECFTTQNAFLEPDMVFCADFSSSRLNEMPSQSASLSVLLHLNLYDNNITSIPPVINDYQYLVALNLASNKLQSINQSLTKLSWLVELNLSKNQLSSLSSNLCNFPKLKFMNLRNNNIEAISNEISNLNSLEVLDLALNNIKDLPESLYSMTHLKELVLVGNPLDPSKVKELQKALPNTKVYFN; translated from the coding sequence ATGAAAAAGGAAACCATTCTTTTAAGCATCTCACTCCTTCTTTTTGGGTTTATGCCCTATGAAAATAGTGCCCAGAAGCACTATCAGCAAGGAATGGAGAATCTTAAAAATGAAGATTATATAAATGCTATTGCCGAATTCACCCACGCTATCAGTCTAGAACCATCTTTTGCAGATGCTTATTTCCAAAGGGCTGTTTCCAAAGATTTGTTAGGCCAGGAAGCAGGGTTTGTTAGCACAGAGCTTTGCTACGATCTTATTCAGGCACAAATGCTGGGCAATGACAACTCTCTTACCATGCTTTTGGAAAAAAGCCAAACCGAATGTTTCACCACTCAAAATGCCTTTCTTGAACCCGATATGGTTTTTTGTGCCGATTTTAGTTCGAGCAGATTGAATGAAATGCCCTCCCAATCGGCTTCATTGAGCGTACTCCTCCACCTCAATTTATACGACAACAACATCACAAGTATCCCTCCTGTAATCAATGATTATCAGTATTTGGTAGCCCTGAACCTTGCCAGCAATAAATTACAAAGCATCAACCAAAGCCTGACGAAATTATCGTGGTTGGTAGAGCTAAACTTAAGTAAAAACCAATTAAGCAGCCTTTCTAGCAATTTATGTAACTTCCCTAAGCTGAAGTTCATGAACCTCCGCAACAACAATATTGAAGCAATCAGTAACGAAATTTCAAACCTAAATTCACTTGAGGTACTCGACCTTGCCCTGAACAACATCAAAGACCTTCCAGAGTCATTGTATTCAATGACTCATTTGAAAGAGCTAGTATTGGTAGGAAACCCTCTTGATCCATCCAAAGTAAAAGAGCTACAAAAAGCTCTTCCCAATACAAAAGTCTATTTCAACTAA
- the cdaA gene encoding diadenylate cyclase CdaA, with translation MLAFQVGFLEIGWKDILDITLVTVLLYNVYKLIRGSIALRVSIGFLSLYLLYLVVKASEMELLSSILGQFMSVGVLGALIIFQSEIRKFLLLIGKTTSLRDFTFFNFFNVNGTLDKNSFDITPIIDAMKTLGGTNTGALIVISKNEDLKFFVETGDVLDAQISKRILMSIFYKNSPLHDGAAIIHNSRIVAARCILPVSDNPNIPANLGLRHRAGIGISEAYDVVVLIVSEETGQLSFVRGGKISHNLSAIEIRQLLNEYISGNKVDKKKVIQAESNPKINPELGEGKVQNAG, from the coding sequence ATGCTCGCTTTTCAAGTTGGATTTTTGGAAATAGGCTGGAAAGACATACTAGACATCACTTTGGTGACTGTCTTGCTCTACAATGTCTATAAACTAATCCGAGGCAGCATTGCCCTTAGGGTATCTATTGGTTTCCTTTCACTCTATTTGCTCTACTTGGTGGTAAAAGCATCTGAAATGGAACTACTTAGCTCTATTTTGGGTCAGTTCATGAGCGTTGGTGTTTTAGGGGCACTGATCATTTTCCAGAGTGAAATTCGAAAATTCCTCTTACTAATAGGCAAAACCACTTCTCTCCGAGACTTTACATTTTTTAATTTTTTCAATGTAAATGGTACATTGGACAAAAACAGTTTTGACATCACCCCAATCATAGATGCAATGAAAACTTTGGGTGGTACCAACACTGGCGCACTCATTGTTATTTCAAAAAATGAAGACCTTAAGTTTTTTGTGGAAACGGGTGATGTACTAGACGCCCAAATATCCAAAAGAATATTAATGTCCATTTTTTATAAGAACAGCCCACTTCACGATGGTGCTGCTATTATCCATAACAGCAGAATAGTTGCAGCAAGGTGCATCTTACCCGTTTCGGACAATCCAAATATCCCAGCAAACTTAGGGTTGAGGCATAGAGCAGGTATTGGTATCTCCGAAGCCTACGATGTTGTGGTTCTTATTGTATCAGAAGAAACAGGTCAACTTTCATTTGTAAGAGGAGGAAAAATCTCTCATAACCTCTCTGCCATTGAGATAAGACAATTACTCAATGAGTATATTTCTGGAAACAAAGTTGATAAAAAGAAAGTGATTCAGGCTGAAAGCAATCCTAAAATAAACCCTGAGCTTGGGGAAGGAAAAGTTCAAAATGCGGGTTAA
- the folP gene encoding dihydropteroate synthase — MPTEIIGIPPIIHSINTGGRFLSFQKPVVMGILNITPDSFYAESRTEGIDNTLDIAGKMLEEGARILDIGGYSSRPGAEDISEEKEIDRVIPIIKNIKQKFTQAVVSIDTFRARVAEKAVEAGADIVNDISGGSLDEDMFKVVGELSVPYILMHMKGTPQNMQGFTEYEDIIGEIITYFEEKILKLRSFGGKDIILDPGFGFAKNLDQNYQLLNQLPALQIFELPLLVGVSRKSMIYKLLESSPEESLNGTSVLNTIALLSGANILRVHDVKEAAQAIKIFEKLKKTA; from the coding sequence ATGCCTACCGAAATCATTGGCATCCCGCCTATCATCCATTCAATCAACACAGGAGGAAGATTCCTCTCTTTCCAAAAACCTGTAGTAATGGGGATTTTGAACATTACTCCTGATTCTTTTTATGCTGAAAGTAGAACTGAGGGCATAGACAATACTCTCGACATAGCTGGAAAAATGCTGGAAGAAGGAGCACGCATTTTAGACATTGGAGGCTATTCTTCTAGGCCTGGAGCTGAAGACATAAGCGAAGAAAAAGAAATAGATAGAGTAATTCCCATCATAAAAAACATTAAACAGAAATTCACTCAAGCAGTTGTCTCAATAGATACTTTCAGGGCTCGTGTTGCAGAAAAAGCTGTAGAAGCTGGTGCAGATATAGTTAATGATATTTCTGGAGGGAGCTTAGATGAGGATATGTTCAAAGTGGTGGGTGAGCTTAGCGTGCCATACATCCTTATGCACATGAAAGGCACACCTCAAAACATGCAAGGTTTTACCGAGTATGAAGACATAATAGGGGAAATAATAACGTATTTTGAAGAAAAAATCTTGAAACTAAGATCCTTTGGAGGTAAAGATATTATTCTTGATCCTGGCTTTGGTTTTGCAAAAAACTTGGATCAGAACTACCAGCTTTTGAACCAGTTGCCAGCATTACAGATTTTTGAATTACCTCTTTTGGTAGGAGTATCACGGAAATCGATGATATATAAGTTACTCGAAAGTTCACCCGAAGAATCGCTCAACGGCACTTCGGTTCTGAATACAATAGCCCTGCTTAGCGGAGCAAACATCCTTCGGGTACACGATGTGAAAGAAGCAGCTCAAGCCATCAAGATCTTTGAAAAACTTAAAAAAACAGCATAA
- a CDS encoding two-component regulator propeller domain-containing protein, whose protein sequence is MIEINKSNQYFSVIIRRFYPPLILLGYAKGGLTFFFILINSFLALAQPPVAFKNFTVENGLSDNLVKGFYQDGRGVMWLATDDGLNRYDGNEFVVFKNDASDSTSISHDNILEISDGLHNDIWLATWGGGISIMDLATERFKRLVHAEGDTTSIPTNFIYKVFKDSKNRIWAGTYGHGLLLFDTSSYEVLGVYKPLPDYKDFSHNRVNKIIEGKEGKLIVGTLGNGLFEFDPEKKEFSSRSEWRSLSTAAIEGLLYEKEKDRLWVSALGDGLYLFEADGELMQFKCNVSDPRSLPDNQVWDIVKGENGRVWVATDGGLALYNEADHAFYCYYKNKFDSKSLGSNILKSLYVDSENRLWVGTFEKGFSLFDEVFVTFEHIYENKNNLSLSGNEVSGVLEDGDGNVWIGVDGGGLDFYDRSSNSIINYSHDPKDPNSLFNNKVKTLFMDSKSQLWIGFWNGGIDRFDPKENRFVHYKDQNRGTTANENVISIAEDDLGNLWLATFGGGVVRFNTDTDEYEYFLPTNSGISSEKVNSINYHNGKIWVGSNVGNIDCINSLTGKVIGSIENLGGNNFFPTCLKRDSKDRLWAGTEGGGLLLIDEANMNCKAFTTEEGLSSNTIQAIEEDASGNLWLSTNNGINRFDPSTLTTTASYGLKYGLQGLRFNHASSCVLSSGKMIFGGGSGLNLFHPDSVSKSQFVPPIFFSNFEVFNKTVKVGDSPILPTQINEVETLMLNHKQSLFSITYSALDFSAIEEVDYRYRLLGFVDESWQEVGKSRKATYSNLLPNDYIFEVGTVGADGEVSNSRTLSITITPPWWRTWWFGFLLLIASSGVFFGVVYLRIRSIEKQKGGLEKLVQERTDKLIRANGVLRDLNEIIRGKNEEIQAQSTELEAANFEVLEINQRLEEMVDERTEELKKSNKELDNFVYRVSHDIRAPLSSVMGLVNILENEKDPGQIPTYLKLIDQSVKKLDVFVGDILDYSRNTRMELVKEPIDFPVLFSEVIDDLQYMEKASHLNIDICHLSEPFEYESDPKRLKIVFRNLISNAIKYQNMFINDSYLKVEFEKQESELVMTFSDNGIGIEENKIRQVFNMFFKASEISVGSGIGLYIVKETMDKLEGKITVSSEINTGTTFVISLPLS, encoded by the coding sequence ATGATTGAAATCAATAAAAGTAATCAGTACTTTTCTGTTATAATTCGACGGTTTTACCCACCTCTCATACTTTTAGGGTATGCCAAAGGAGGGCTTACTTTTTTCTTTATACTTATAAATTCTTTCTTGGCTCTGGCTCAGCCTCCTGTTGCGTTCAAAAATTTCACAGTCGAGAATGGCCTCTCCGATAACCTCGTCAAAGGATTTTACCAAGACGGCAGAGGGGTGATGTGGTTAGCGACAGACGATGGGCTAAATAGATATGATGGGAATGAATTCGTTGTTTTTAAAAATGATGCATCAGATTCTACAAGTATTTCACATGATAACATCTTAGAGATTTCAGATGGATTGCATAATGATATTTGGTTGGCAACATGGGGAGGAGGAATAAGTATAATGGACTTGGCCACCGAACGATTTAAAAGGTTAGTGCATGCGGAAGGTGATACTACAAGTATCCCAACAAATTTTATCTATAAGGTTTTTAAGGATTCGAAAAACAGGATTTGGGCAGGAACTTATGGTCATGGTCTCCTTTTGTTCGATACATCTTCCTACGAGGTATTAGGAGTCTATAAGCCACTTCCAGACTATAAAGATTTTTCACATAATAGGGTGAACAAAATAATAGAAGGAAAGGAAGGGAAGCTTATTGTTGGAACGCTTGGCAATGGGCTTTTTGAGTTTGACCCAGAAAAGAAAGAATTTTCTAGCCGAAGTGAATGGAGGAGCTTGAGCACAGCTGCGATAGAAGGACTACTTTACGAGAAAGAAAAAGACAGGCTTTGGGTCTCGGCTTTGGGAGATGGATTGTATTTGTTTGAGGCGGATGGAGAGTTGATGCAATTTAAATGTAACGTTTCTGACCCTAGATCTTTACCAGATAATCAGGTATGGGATATAGTAAAGGGAGAAAACGGTAGGGTTTGGGTTGCGACAGATGGAGGATTAGCTCTTTATAATGAGGCTGATCATGCATTTTATTGTTACTATAAAAATAAATTTGATTCTAAGAGTTTAGGGTCAAATATTTTGAAGAGTCTTTATGTAGATAGCGAAAACAGGCTTTGGGTTGGTACATTTGAAAAAGGGTTTAGCTTGTTCGATGAGGTATTTGTAACATTTGAACATATTTATGAGAATAAAAACAACCTATCTCTCTCAGGCAATGAAGTTAGCGGAGTGCTTGAAGATGGAGATGGTAATGTCTGGATAGGCGTAGATGGGGGTGGGCTAGATTTTTATGATCGTTCTAGCAATTCAATCATAAATTATTCTCACGATCCTAAGGATCCTAATAGTCTTTTTAATAATAAGGTAAAAACTCTTTTTATGGATAGCAAATCCCAATTGTGGATAGGCTTTTGGAACGGTGGAATAGATCGTTTTGATCCTAAAGAAAATAGGTTTGTCCATTATAAAGATCAAAACAGGGGTACGACTGCTAATGAGAATGTTATATCAATAGCAGAGGACGATCTCGGGAATTTGTGGCTAGCAACTTTTGGTGGAGGGGTAGTTAGGTTTAACACTGACACAGATGAATATGAGTATTTCTTGCCTACTAATAGTGGAATTAGCTCCGAAAAAGTTAATTCAATAAATTATCACAACGGTAAAATATGGGTTGGAAGTAATGTGGGGAACATTGATTGTATCAATTCGCTTACCGGGAAAGTAATAGGCTCCATAGAAAATTTGGGAGGGAATAATTTTTTTCCTACTTGCCTCAAAAGAGACAGCAAAGATCGGTTGTGGGCAGGTACAGAGGGCGGTGGGTTGTTGTTGATAGATGAAGCAAACATGAACTGTAAGGCATTTACAACAGAAGAAGGTCTTTCTAGTAATACGATCCAAGCTATAGAAGAGGATGCATCTGGTAATTTATGGCTTTCAACAAATAACGGAATCAATAGGTTCGACCCATCGACACTCACCACAACGGCATCTTATGGGCTAAAATATGGTTTGCAGGGATTGCGGTTCAATCACGCTTCGTCCTGTGTTTTATCTTCGGGTAAAATGATTTTTGGAGGAGGGTCAGGGCTAAACCTGTTTCATCCCGATAGTGTGAGCAAGTCTCAGTTTGTACCACCAATTTTCTTTTCAAATTTTGAGGTTTTCAATAAAACAGTCAAAGTAGGGGACTCTCCAATTTTGCCGACCCAGATTAACGAAGTAGAAACGTTAATGTTGAACCATAAACAGTCATTGTTTAGCATTACTTATTCTGCTTTAGATTTTTCGGCTATAGAAGAAGTGGATTACAGGTATAGGCTTCTTGGGTTTGTGGATGAAAGCTGGCAGGAAGTTGGTAAATCAAGAAAAGCAACTTATTCAAACCTATTGCCAAATGACTATATTTTTGAAGTGGGAACTGTGGGAGCCGATGGGGAAGTAAGTAATAGTCGTACTCTCAGTATCACCATTACCCCACCGTGGTGGCGTACGTGGTGGTTTGGTTTTTTACTATTGATAGCCTCTTCTGGGGTGTTTTTCGGTGTAGTGTATTTGCGGATTAGAAGTATTGAAAAGCAAAAGGGAGGGCTTGAGAAGTTGGTACAAGAGCGGACAGATAAGTTGATAAGGGCAAATGGGGTGCTTAGGGATTTGAATGAAATAATTAGAGGTAAAAATGAAGAGATCCAAGCACAATCCACCGAGTTGGAAGCCGCTAATTTTGAAGTGCTGGAAATAAACCAACGCTTGGAAGAAATGGTGGATGAACGAACGGAAGAACTAAAAAAATCAAATAAGGAACTTGACAATTTTGTATATAGAGTTTCACATGATATCCGTGCACCTTTATCTTCGGTAATGGGGCTGGTCAATATTTTGGAGAATGAAAAAGATCCAGGTCAAATACCAACGTACCTTAAGCTGATAGATCAAAGTGTTAAGAAATTGGATGTTTTTGTGGGGGATATTCTTGATTATTCTAGGAATACCCGCATGGAGTTAGTGAAAGAGCCTATTGATTTCCCTGTTCTTTTCAGCGAGGTAATCGATGATTTGCAGTACATGGAAAAAGCATCGCATCTCAATATAGATATTTGCCATCTTAGTGAGCCTTTTGAATATGAAAGCGACCCTAAGCGACTCAAGATTGTATTTCGAAATTTGATTTCTAATGCTATCAAATATCAGAATATGTTTATCAATGATTCTTACTTGAAAGTTGAATTTGAGAAGCAAGAAAGTGAGCTTGTAATGACTTTTTCTGATAATGGCATAGGGATAGAAGAGAATAAAATTCGTCAAGTATTTAACATGTTTTTTAAGGCGAGTGAGATTTCTGTAGGGTCGGGTATTGGGCTGTATATCGTAAAAGAAACAATGGATAAACTAGAAGGTAAGATAACCGTAAGTTCAGAAATAAATACTGGAACAACCTTTGTCATCAGCTTACCCCTTTCCTAG
- a CDS encoding alpha/beta hydrolase translates to MSPKTLSFIFGKSPNKILAFHGFGQDAHVFEGLKGKEVHSFDLWFHGHVEKIDREDATKEKWERAIEAYLDEKKLKKFSVIAFSIGAKPALSLVDKHPETVEKLILIAPDGIRVNFWYKLATGIGSPLFRYFIANPSPIQKTLLFLKKISFISSQTFKLANQQSKNQALLQRVYDTWMGYKSFKFDFKELAKKCNSNKIEVQFVLGEKDSIITRRHIQPFYKYLKNPSLVYLPTNHALLLKKYIQKIDS, encoded by the coding sequence TTGAGTCCCAAAACACTTTCATTCATTTTTGGCAAAAGCCCAAATAAAATATTGGCTTTCCATGGTTTTGGACAAGATGCTCATGTATTTGAAGGGCTAAAGGGAAAAGAAGTACATAGCTTCGATCTTTGGTTTCATGGGCATGTGGAGAAAATCGATAGAGAGGATGCAACTAAGGAAAAATGGGAAAGAGCTATTGAAGCTTATTTGGATGAAAAGAAACTTAAGAAATTCTCGGTCATAGCATTTTCCATTGGGGCTAAACCTGCTTTAAGTCTTGTTGATAAGCATCCGGAAACGGTGGAAAAACTGATTTTGATAGCCCCAGATGGTATTAGGGTAAACTTTTGGTATAAACTAGCGACAGGAATAGGTTCCCCATTATTTAGGTACTTCATCGCTAATCCAAGCCCAATTCAAAAAACCTTGCTTTTCTTAAAAAAAATCAGTTTCATTTCTTCACAAACATTCAAGCTTGCGAACCAACAATCTAAAAACCAAGCCCTCCTGCAACGTGTGTATGATACATGGATGGGTTATAAAAGCTTCAAATTTGACTTTAAAGAACTTGCAAAAAAATGTAACAGTAATAAAATTGAAGTCCAATTTGTGTTAGGGGAAAAGGATTCAATTATTACCCGACGGCATATTCAACCTTTCTATAAATACCTAAAGAACCCTTCGTTGGTTTATTTGCCAACCAACCACGCTTTACTTTTGAAGAAATATATCCAGAAGATTGATAGCTAG
- a CDS encoding MerR family transcriptional regulator, translated as MSKYSIKDLEHLTGIKAHTIRIWEQRYGIINPKRTETNIRYYDADDLKHMLNISLLNNNGYKISKIADMSKEEVYEKVVETIGKNNNYSDQIQALTVAMIDLNESQFEKIMSTNILQLGFEDTMINIIYPFLTKIGFLWQIDSINPAQEHFITNLIRQKLVVAIDGQYTNNNESQKKYMLYLPNGELHEISLLFAAYLIKARNNQLIYLGQSLPMEDLLQAYSIHKPDYLVTIITSMPETDHVQAYVDTLSETFPEADILLSGYQVVGQDIKTHENTKVITHIKYLIEFLEEQNEPRLR; from the coding sequence CTGAGTAAATATTCGATAAAAGACCTTGAGCATCTAACGGGAATCAAAGCGCATACCATTAGAATATGGGAGCAGCGCTATGGAATTATAAACCCTAAGCGAACTGAAACCAATATTCGCTATTACGATGCGGATGATCTGAAGCATATGCTCAATATTTCCCTTCTCAATAATAATGGCTACAAAATTTCTAAAATAGCCGATATGAGCAAAGAAGAGGTGTATGAGAAGGTAGTAGAAACCATAGGTAAGAATAATAATTATTCTGATCAGATACAGGCGCTAACAGTCGCAATGATTGACTTGAACGAATCTCAGTTCGAGAAAATAATGTCTACAAATATTCTTCAACTCGGTTTTGAAGACACCATGATCAACATTATTTACCCATTTCTGACAAAGATTGGTTTTCTGTGGCAAATAGATTCTATCAATCCAGCCCAAGAACATTTTATTACCAATCTCATTAGGCAAAAGCTAGTGGTAGCTATTGATGGTCAGTATACAAATAACAATGAGAGCCAGAAAAAATACATGCTCTATCTGCCAAATGGTGAGCTGCATGAGATAAGCCTGTTGTTTGCTGCCTACCTTATAAAGGCTCGAAATAACCAACTCATTTACTTGGGACAAAGTTTGCCCATGGAAGATCTACTTCAGGCTTATAGTATTCATAAACCTGATTATTTGGTTACCATAATTACCTCCATGCCAGAAACTGACCATGTACAGGCGTATGTAGATACGTTATCTGAAACATTTCCCGAAGCCGATATTTTGCTATCTGGCTACCAAGTAGTAGGGCAGGATATCAAAACTCATGAAAATACGAAGGTTATTACCCATATAAAATACCTTATTGAGTTCTTAGAAGAACAAAATGAACCAAGGCTCAGGTAA
- a CDS encoding MaoC family dehydratase, with product MEQISQGNTHEHEFSFTQEEVKLFAKVTGDSNPLHLDSEYAANTPFKKPIMHGILSASIFSKVLGTIFPGEGTVYLSQKVDFLRPMFVEVKYKAVFEVKSINPDKHTAVISTSIYQIDTNKITVRGEAGVMHRELIG from the coding sequence ATGGAGCAGATTTCGCAAGGAAACACTCACGAACATGAGTTTTCATTCACGCAAGAAGAAGTGAAACTATTTGCAAAAGTTACTGGAGACAGCAACCCTTTGCACTTGGATTCAGAATATGCAGCAAACACCCCGTTCAAAAAGCCAATTATGCATGGGATTTTGTCTGCCAGTATATTTTCAAAAGTGCTTGGGACTATTTTCCCAGGGGAAGGAACGGTATACCTTAGCCAAAAGGTCGATTTCTTGAGACCAATGTTTGTCGAGGTAAAATATAAAGCTGTATTTGAGGTAAAATCAATCAACCCAGATAAACATACCGCTGTTATTTCTACCAGTATCTACCAAATAGATACAAATAAAATAACCGTAAGGGGGGAAGCTGGGGTGATGCACCGAGAATTAATAGGCTAA
- a CDS encoding DUF4301 family protein, with amino-acid sequence MFSDIDLQQIALRGSNTRDVDTQIQNFKDGFPFMQLEKAATPTHGIKQMSEEELKSFSKYYDENIGRKSVVKFVPASGAASRMFKSLFEFMDSYQGTEEEYEKLKADQGKNSIFTFFKKIEKFAFYKDLKAALAKNDINLEEAVLKREYRQVLKGLLTEDGLDYGNLPKGLLKFHNYEDGARVPVEEHLVEGANYAKSSEGDVKIHFTVSPEHEKKFFEKVEEVKSKYEKAFGVRFDISYSQQKASTDTIAVGLDNEPFRLDNGSLLFRPGGHGALLANLDEINADLIFIKNIDNVVPDNIKADTFLYKKIIGGVLLDLQQKAFAYLTKMEGQEVSEAELAEMESFLEKELCVLPGTAVGGKDKDSRVAYVKNKLNRPIRVCGMVKNEGEPGGGPFWAKNPDGSVSLQVVESAQVDMGNEEQASILKNSTHFNPVDLVCGVKDYMGGEFKLLKYRDPKTGFISQKSKDGKDLKAQELPGLWNGAMSDWNTVFVEVPIITFNPVKVVNDLLRDEHQ; translated from the coding sequence ATGTTTTCTGATATCGACTTACAACAAATTGCCCTCAGAGGCTCAAACACTCGAGATGTTGACACCCAAATCCAAAATTTCAAAGATGGTTTCCCTTTTATGCAGCTCGAAAAGGCAGCTACTCCAACTCATGGCATAAAACAAATGTCGGAGGAAGAGCTTAAGAGCTTTAGTAAATATTACGATGAAAATATAGGTAGAAAATCGGTAGTCAAATTTGTGCCAGCTTCGGGTGCAGCTAGTAGGATGTTCAAGTCTCTTTTCGAGTTCATGGATTCTTACCAAGGTACAGAAGAAGAATACGAGAAGCTAAAAGCTGATCAGGGCAAAAACTCAATTTTCACCTTTTTCAAAAAAATAGAAAAATTTGCCTTTTATAAGGATTTGAAGGCGGCTCTTGCCAAAAATGATATCAACTTGGAAGAAGCTGTGCTCAAAAGGGAATACCGGCAAGTGCTTAAAGGCCTACTAACCGAAGATGGCTTGGATTATGGTAATCTTCCAAAAGGCTTATTAAAGTTCCATAATTATGAAGATGGGGCAAGGGTTCCTGTAGAAGAACATTTGGTTGAAGGGGCGAATTATGCAAAGTCTTCTGAAGGAGATGTGAAAATTCACTTCACGGTTTCGCCAGAGCACGAGAAGAAGTTTTTTGAAAAAGTAGAAGAGGTAAAAAGCAAATACGAAAAGGCTTTTGGTGTAAGGTTTGATATTTCTTATTCACAACAAAAAGCTTCTACTGATACCATAGCCGTAGGGCTCGATAATGAACCTTTCAGGCTGGATAATGGTAGCTTGTTGTTCAGACCAGGTGGTCACGGTGCATTGCTAGCAAACTTGGACGAAATCAACGCTGATCTTATATTTATTAAAAATATCGACAATGTAGTGCCTGATAATATTAAGGCAGATACATTTTTGTATAAAAAGATAATAGGTGGCGTATTGCTCGATTTGCAACAAAAGGCTTTTGCCTATCTTACCAAAATGGAAGGGCAAGAGGTGAGTGAAGCAGAGCTCGCTGAGATGGAAAGCTTTTTGGAAAAGGAGCTATGTGTATTGCCAGGAACTGCGGTAGGAGGTAAGGACAAGGATAGTCGAGTTGCATATGTTAAAAATAAATTGAACAGGCCAATTAGGGTATGTGGAATGGTAAAAAATGAAGGTGAGCCTGGTGGTGGTCCATTTTGGGCGAAAAATCCCGATGGTAGCGTTTCTCTCCAAGTAGTAGAAAGTGCCCAAGTAGATATGGGCAATGAGGAGCAGGCTTCAATCTTGAAAAACTCAACCCACTTCAATCCCGTCGATTTGGTATGTGGAGTGAAAGACTACATGGGCGGGGAGTTCAAATTATTGAAATATCGCGATCCTAAGACAGGTTTTATTTCCCAAAAATCAAAAGATGGAAAAGACTTGAAAGCGCAAGAGCTTCCTGGTTTGTGGAACGGAGCAATGTCTGACTGGAACACTGTATTTGTAGAAGTACCGATCATAACCTTCAACCCTGTAAAAGTGGTGAATGACCTGTTGCGTGACGAGCACCAATAA
- a CDS encoding WG repeat-containing protein has translation MPKFNLKRRYISAFVCIALLNGLVSCSGGNSKGEEGTNDAEQEVISESPAKVIEIEEEVAALAEEDGDDEIEDSEAEFDYVGEVSEGLKVVKKDGFYGYVEEKGAVVIPLAFDDAQAFREGGGAVKKEGKWGFVDKNGELIIPHKFDKATSFFEGKAAFRKGAMWGYIDKEGNEVISPKYDFAFPYKNGKAKVQIGMDWMLINHEGQCVENCPN, from the coding sequence ATGCCCAAGTTCAATCTTAAAAGGCGGTATATTTCCGCTTTTGTATGTATAGCCCTTTTAAACGGACTGGTTTCTTGTAGTGGTGGAAATTCTAAAGGCGAAGAAGGGACAAATGATGCTGAACAAGAAGTTATTTCTGAAAGCCCTGCTAAAGTTATCGAAATTGAAGAAGAGGTGGCTGCATTGGCAGAAGAAGATGGTGATGATGAAATTGAAGATTCTGAGGCTGAGTTCGATTATGTAGGGGAAGTTTCCGAAGGGCTAAAAGTGGTGAAGAAAGATGGTTTTTATGGCTATGTAGAAGAAAAAGGAGCTGTTGTTATTCCATTGGCTTTCGACGATGCCCAGGCGTTCAGAGAAGGGGGAGGAGCAGTAAAAAAAGAAGGGAAATGGGGTTTTGTGGATAAAAATGGAGAGCTGATTATCCCTCACAAATTTGACAAGGCAACCTCTTTTTTTGAGGGAAAAGCAGCTTTTCGCAAAGGAGCTATGTGGGGCTACATAGATAAGGAGGGAAACGAAGTGATTTCCCCCAAATATGATTTTGCCTTTCCGTATAAAAATGGAAAGGCAAAAGTTCAAATAGGTATGGATTGGATGTTGATAAACCACGAAGGACAGTGCGTGGAAAACTGCCCAAATTAG